DNA from Aliarcobacter skirrowii CCUG 10374:
TTTTTGCAACTGCTAGAATGGTAGCTTTAATGGAGTGTAGTGCTGCTAAGATGATGAAAAATCTTTTAAAAGATGGAGAGCTTAGTGTTGGAGTTGGAGTTGATATAAAACATTTAGCACCAACTTTAGAAAATGATACAGCAATTTCAACAGCAACTTTTGTTGGTATGGAAGGGAAATTATATAAGTTTGAAATAGAGGTTGTTGATAGTGGAGGAGTTATTGGAACAGGAGTTCATACAAGAGCCATTGTATCAAATGAGAGATTGATAAGTGGAGCAAAAAAAAGAGTAGGAAAATAGTCCTACTTTTTTACAATCACAACTTCCAAAGAGCTTTTTTGAACAACTAAAGCTTTTTTGTCAGGAACAACAGAGTTGCTACTTTTCTTCAAGAATCTACTTTTTAAATCTTCAATTTCATTCTCAAGAGATTGAATAATACTATCTTTTTGTAAGATAATATCAACACCAGCTAAATTTACCCCTAAATCTCTAGTTAAAGTTAAAACATATTTTATATGGTTTATATCTTTTTGAGAGTAAAGCCTTATTTTTCCATTTGTTCTTGATGGTTTAATAAGTCCTTCTCTCTCATATTGTCTTAGAGTTTGAGGATGAATATTTAAAATCTCAGCAACTGCTGAGATTAAAAAAATAGGCTCTACATAGCTGTTTTTTTCCATACTCTCTCCTTTAGTTATTTGGTAGATTCTCTTCTAATATTTGAGCAAATTTTGGATCTAAATCCTCTATCTTTGGTAAAATAATATTTGCTTTAAGGTATAAATCACCCTTTTGATTTGTCTTTTTATTTAAAACTCCAAGCTCTTTTACTCTAAATTTTTGATTCTGTTTTGTGTTTTGTGGAACTTTTAGAGTTATATCTTTGTGGATTGTTTTTATCTCAACTTTTCCACCAAAAAGTGCTGTTTTTAATGGAACATCAAAATATTTTGTTAATGTATCACCATCTCTTTCATACTCATTACTAGGTGCTATATTTATTTTTAAAATCAAATCACCTCTTCTTCCTTGATACGATTTTCCTTTTCCTTTTGCTCTAATTTTTTGACCATTTTCTATTCCTTCTGGAATTTTAATATCAAAAGAGTCATTTGATAAACTAATATGCTGTTTCCCACCTAAAACTGCAACATCAAAAGGGATTGTAACTTGAGCTTGAGTATCTAAATCGGGCTCATCAAAACCAAATCCACCAAAACCAGAGTTTGAAAATCCTGATCTTCCAAATCCACCAGCTCCAAACATCTGTCTTAAAATCTCATCTAAATCAACTCCACCACCTTGGCTTCTTGCAAAATCACTAAAATTTTGCCCACCAAACATAGAGTCACCATATTGGTCATACTGTTGTTTTTTCTGTGGATCGCTTAAAACCTCATAAGCTGCATTTATCTCTTTAAATTTATCCTCAGCTTTTGGGTCTTTATTTACATCAGGATGATATTTTCTTGCTAATTTTCTATAAGCTTTTTTAATCTCTTCAGCAGTTGCATTTTCGCTAACTTCAAGTGTTTCATATAAACTTTTTGCCATTTTTTCTTTCCTAAATTAATAATATTTTTAAATTTTTTTAAGGCAACATTATATCCAAACCTTGAGTCAAAGTCAATCAAGGTTGAAAGTAGTTTTATAAAATTTTGATATAATCCTTTTTATGAAAAAATATGATTATATAATTATTGGTGCTGGAATTGCTGGTTGCTCTTTGAGTTATTTTTTAAAAAAAGAGTCAAAAAGTGTTCTTTTAATTGATAAAAACAAAGATGTAGCTTTTGGAGCAAGTGGAGCTGCTGGAGCATTTTTATCGCCACTTTTAGGAAAAAGTAATAACTTTAAAACTTTGGTTACAGAAGCTTTAAAATTTTCAATAGATATTTATAAAAAAGAGTTTAATCAATTTTTAGATAATTGTGGAACTTGTAGGATTCCAAAAAACAGAGATGAAGATAATAAGTTTCAAAGCTATATTCCATTTATGGATTTTGAGTTTGAAAAGTTTGAAGATGGATATTTTTTTAAAGTTGGAAGTACAATAAAACCATATGAGATTTGTAAAGCTTTGAGTAGTGATGTAGAGAAGCTTTTTGATTATGAAGTTTTAAAAATTGAACAAAAAGATGATTTTTGGATAATAAATAATGAGATAAAAGCAAATAAACTATTTTTAGCAACAGGTGCTGATATTTCACTAATTTCTGAGCCATATTTTGATATAAGAGCCGTTTGGGGACAAAAGATTGATGTAAAAACTTCTACAAAAGTTGATATAAACTATCATAAAGAGTGCTCTTTATCAAAAAGTCATAACGGCATAGTTTCAATTGGTGCAACACACAATAGATTTAGTGAAGATATGAGTGATAGTTCATATAATTTAAAACTAAAAAATATAAATCTAATAGATCATAATGAAAAGACATTACAAATTATGAAAAATGATACAAAAGAGCTTTTAGAAAAAGCAAATAGTATTAAAAAACTTGAAGATATTGAGCTTTTAGATGTTAAAATAGGTGCTCGTGCTTCTAGTGTTGATTATTTTGCCATGGTAGGATTGCTAGTTGATTCTAAAAAGAGTTTTGAAAAATATCCTCACATAAAAAATGGAACGCATATAAAAAATGAGAATTTGGAAGTAATTAAAAATCTATATACTCTAAATGGTGTTGGTGGAAGAGGATTTGTATTATCTTTATATTTAGCACACAATTTAGTTGAAAATATTTTAAGAGATAAAAAATTAGATGAAAATATTACAAATTATAGGCTATTTTCAAGATGGGCTAAAAGACAAAAGGCTTAAAAAATGATAAATATATTAAAAATAGTTTTTTTAGGAGTTGCTGGTTTTGCTTTGTTGGTTTATTTAACTGCTCCAAAAGAGTTTTTAGAGCCAAAAAATAAAAATATTGAGCTAAATTATTCAAGTTTACCTCTATATCTTGATGTAATTGCTGGAAATTCTAATACAAAAAAAGAGGAAATTTTTAAAGATTTTCCAATATATTTAGTTGTTTTAAATCATGATTCATTGGCTGTTTTCAAAGATTTAGAAAAAGTTGATGATAAAAATATTGTTTTTGTTGCAAATATTTCAAATACACCTTGGCTCATTAAAAAAATGGCAGTTGAGGGTGAGTTGGAAAAACTTTATAAAGATTCAAAAATAACTCTAATAAATGACTCAAATGGAGAGTTTGTAAAAGCTTTGGGATTAAAAGATAACTCTATGAATAGCTATTTTGTCTATAAAATCAATAAAGATTTAACTATTGAATCTGTTTTTTCAAAAAAGGTTAAAATGGGTGCTTTGCAAGATGGAATAAGTGAAGATGAGATAAAAGTTGAGATTATTGAATTTTTAAATGAGTTAAAAAAGTATTAAAATAGGATTTAAATCCTATTTTATATAGTTGCTTTTTTTATCCTCTGTATCTATTTCTTGACCTATCTCTTGGTATCTTTTAAAATAATATTTAACAAAAGCGTTTATATTTTTATCATTTGGCATAAAATATTTTCCATCTTTTGTTGCATATAGGTTTAAAAATATTGTAGCATCAAGTTTATCTAAATAGTGTTTTGCTAGTTTTGTATAGTTTTCAATATACCACATTTTAAGATTTTGATAGTTCACTTCACTCATATTTATATCTAATTTTTTATTCTCATCACTCCAAGATAAAACACCACTTTCAAAAAGTCCTGCAAGATGAATTAAACCTTCACAATAGTAGGGTTGAACTTCATCAACCTCCATCCAAGATATAAGTCCTACACTTCTTTTTATTAAATCTATTAAAACTTGCTCTTTTAAGTGTAGCTCATCTGTTGAGACATCAAGGAAAAAAGAGATTAATCCACCTGTTGTTGCTTTAAACTCTTCAATATTTTTGTAGTTTCCTGTTTTATTCATTAAAGATTCACTCTCTTCATCGCACCATAAAATGTGTCCATATTCATGCCCAATAGTGCTAATATCGTAAACACTATGCCAAGATTGTGTTTGATTAAATAAAAACTCTCTATCTTTTCTTAAAAACTCTTGCCCAAATATTTCACGGCTTAGTTTTAAAAATGGTTTAGCTCTGCTACTTTGTAAAATCTCATCAGAAAATGCAAATATCTTTTTACCAAGCTCTTTTGAAACAACTTCATCATTTGGAACAACTTGTGCTGAAAAAAGACCATTTAACTCAGCTCCAAAAAACAGAGCTGGTCTTCCAACATAAAGTTGTACTTTATCAAGTGATTTGAAGCTAAAATCAAAGATTTTTTTGTAGCTTTCGTTTGCTTCAAAACTACTAAATATTTTTGTAAATGATGATTTTATCTTATTTACTCTATGGTCATTTTGTGCAAATTTTGGATTTGTAACTCTAATATCCCACTCTAGTGCAACTGCTTTTCTAAAGTGGTCTTCATAGTATTCAAGTGGATGTCCTATTTGAATAGGTGTAGTTATCTTCATCCAAGCTCTATCAACATCTGCCCATTTATTTACAAGCTCATCTGTTTTATCTTCACTAAATGCTACAATTAAACTTTGAATATATCTTATATAATCCCATTTTTGATTATAAATTTCGTCTTCAAGCTCGATTAATTTATCTACAAACTCTTCAAGAGAATCTACAACTTGTGTAACCTCTTTTTTGAAAGCTTTTATATATGCTTTTGAACTATAAGTTTCATTCTCTTTTACAAGTGCTGAATAACATCTATCTGCAATAATTCCACCATGTCCTAAATCAAGAAGATTTTCATCTTCAAGATATTTCATAATTTTTTCTTCGTTGCCTTCAAATTTAGCATTTAGTTCTTTGTTTATTTTATTTATTATGTGTGCTGTCCAAGAGCTTTGCCAAGATGACATAGCAAGACCAACATTGTAAACTCCAATAAAAATTTCTCTATAAAAAGGAGTTAAAAGCTTATTTTGAACTATAAAATCTATTAAGTTTTTATGTTTTTCGTGCCAATATTTTTTTACAAATTGATATGCTTTTTCTTGAATTTTAATAATCTCTTCTTCACTCTTTTCAAGTTTTTTCAAAACTTGAACTAAACTATCATCTCTTAAATTTACAAGTCGTGTAACAAGTGCAAATCTTAAATCATCACTCATTTTCAAATCTAAACTCTTTGCAAAATCATCGATTATCAAGAGTTTATCAAACTTTTTATTTTCTAAAAATTTTAGCAACTCATTTGTTTTTTCTTTTTCTTTGTCTAAATAGTCATAAATTTTTTGTAAATCATCTATAAAATTTTGTTTTGTCATCATTTTTCCTATTAAAATCTATTTCTTCTGCTTCTATTCGAAAAATAGTTTGTTAAATATACTGAAAGAAAGATATATATTATAAAGTACATAATTGAATAGAAAAGGTATAAAAATAGTGTTCCTAATTCTAAAAATATTATTGATATAAACCACAGAACTAAAGTTGCACACGCTAACAAACTTGTTATAACAAGCCAAATTAAACCATTAGCACCATTTACTTTAGTTGTAATTTCTACATATAAGATGAATAAAGCTATACCTGAACATATAAAAAACCAGTAATCCCAGATTTTTAACATTATTTCCATAATCTTTCCTTCTCAATAAATACTAAAATTTTATCATAAAGATACTATATAAATGAAGCTATTATATTTTAGCAATGTGTATATTCAAGTGCTAATTTTTTAAAAAAACTTTAGCCAAGTTTAATAAAGGTTTGATAAAATTCCTTTTTGAAAAATTTAAAATATTTATAATAAATATAAAAAAAGGAGATTTTTTTATGGCAAAACATCAATTTCAAACAGAAGTAGGGCAACTACTTCACTTAATGACACACTCTTTATACTCAAATAAAGAGATTTTTATAAGAGAGCTTGTATCAAATGCTAGCGATGCTATTGATAAATTAAACTATCTAAGACTTACAGATGAGAATTTAAAGGAGAGTTTTGCTTCTTGGAAAGGTGAGATTAATATCTCTTTTGATGAGAAAGATAAATCTTTAACTATAGTTGACAATGGTATTGGTATGAATGAAGATGATATGATAAACTCTATTGGTACTATTGCAAAGAGTGGGACTAAATCTTTTGTTGAAGCACTAACAGGTGATGCAAAAAAAGATTCAAACTTAATTGGTCAATTTGGAGTTGGATTTTACTCTGTATTTATGGTTGCAGAAAAAGTAGATGTAATCTCTAAAAAAGCTGGTGAAGAGACTGCTTATAAATGGTCATCAACTGGAACTGGAGAGTTTGATTTATCTGCTTGTACAAAAGAGACAAATGGAACAGTTATCTATATCAAATTAAAAGATGATGAGGTAAGTGAGTTTGCAAGTAAATATAGAATTAAAAATATAGTTGAAAAATATTCAAACCATATTGCTTATCCAATTTTCTTAAACTATGACGAAGAAGTGACGCAAACTTTAAGTGATGAGGATAAAAAAGCTGGAAAAGAAGCTGTTAAAACTATTGAGAGAAAACATGAACAAATAAATGCAGCAACAGCACTTTGGACTCAAGCAAAAGCTAAATTAAAACAAGAAGATTATAATAGTTTTTATAAATCAATATCTCAAGACTCAAATGATCCATTAGTTACAATTCACACAAAAACAGAGGGTGTAAATGAGTACACAACTCTATTTTACATTCCAAAAAATGCACCAATGGATATGTATAGAGCAGATTATCAAAGTGGAATTAAACTTTATGTAAAAAGAGTATTTATAACAGATGATGATAGAGAATTATTACCAACTTACTTAAGATTTGTAAGAGGAATTATTGATAGTGAAGATTTACCACTAAATGTTAGCCGTGAGATTTTACAAGAGAATAGAATCCTAGCAAATATCAAACAAAGTAGCGTTAAAAAGATTTTAAGTGAGATTAAAAAATTATCAAAAGATGAGGAGAAATACTCACAATTTATCTCTCAATATAATCGTGCATTAAAAGAGGGAGTTTATCAAGATTATACAAACAAAGAGTCTATTTTAGAGCTTTTAAGATATAAATCTACAAATGATGAGAAAAAATTAACTTCATTAGAAGATTATAAACAAAGAGCAAATAGTGAACAAAAAGCTATTTACTATATTGTTGGAGATAATGAAAAAGTTTTAAGAAACTCTCCTTTAATCGAAAGCTACAAAAAAAATGGAATTGAAGTTTTAATCTTAGATGATAAAGAGATAGATGAGATCGTAACTCCAACAATTGGTGCATTTAAAGAGTGGCAATTTAAAGATGTTACAACTTGTGAAGCTCCAAAATCACAAATTAGTGAAGAGGAGAAAAAAGAGCAAGATGAGAAATATAAAGATATAGTTGTAAAAATCAAAGAGAAACTAAAAGATGAGGTAAAAGATGTAAAACTTACTTCAAGACTTGATAGTTTTGCCTCTTGTATTACAAAAGATGAGCAAGATGCACAAATGGCTGCTATGGCTCATATGTTTAAAGCAATGGGACAAGATGTTCCAGAGATTAAACCAATTTTAGAGATAAATCCAAATCATGAGATAGTTCAAAAACTAAATCTTACAAAAGATGAAGAGCTTATTGAAGATATTGCTTGGATTTTACTAGATTTAGGAAAAATTAGTGAAGGAATGGATATAAGCGATAGAGTTGCATTTACTCAAAGACTTACAAAAATAACTGCAAAATCTCTATAAAAGTTTAAAAGCCCAAAATAATTGGGCTTTTAAAACAATATTTAGATAGAATATAAACTTTATAATTATTCTATTAGGAAGTTTATGGAACAGTTTATCCAAGATTGGGGCTATATAGCTCTTTTTTTATACTCATTTGGTGGTGGTTTTTTAGCATTAGTTATAGCTGCTGCTTTCTCATTTGATGGTACTTTAAATATATATGTAACAATTGCAGTTGCTGCTTTTTCAAATATTATTGGTAGTCAATTTCTATTTTTTATGGCAAAAAAGAATAAAATATTTGCCCAAGATATGATGAATAATCACAAAAGAAAAGTTGCATTTGTTCAACTACTTTTTAGAAAATATGGTTCACTTATAATAATTATTCAAAAATATATTTATGGAATTAAAACTTTAGTTCCTTTAGTTATGGGAATTTCTGATTACAATGCTTATAAATTTACAATTTTAAATATTATAGCTTCTATTTTATGGGCTGTTGTTATTGGTTATATTAGTTATTTTGCTGGGTCTGTTTTACTTGCTTATGCTGATAATATTAAATATATAGGTTTAATCACAGTTGTAGTTGTATTAGGTATTTTAATAATGAGTTTTAGACCAAAAAAGAGAAGAAAGAGTAGAAAAAATGAAGTTTAATGAACTAAATATAGATAAAGATTTAGTAGAAAATTTAGAGAGTTTAAACTTAATAAATCTAACACAAATTCAAGAAAAGAGTTTAAAATATAGTTTAGATGGTAAAGATTTAATAGCACGAGCAAAAACAGGTTCTGGAAAAACTCTTAGTTTTTCACTTCCAATAATAAAAAAATTAAATCCAAAAAAATTTAGAGTTCAATCTTTGATTTTAGCTCCAACAAGAGAGTTAGCATCGCAAATAGCTACAAATTTAAGACAATATTTAAGACATATTCCAAATATAAAGATTTTAACTTTATGTGGTGGAGTTCCATATAAACCTCAGGTTTTATCGCTTAGTCATGAGGCTCATATTATTGTAGGAACAGCTGGAAGAGTTTTAAAACATATAGAAGAGGCAAATTTAAAGCTTGAAGATATAAATAGTTTTGTTTTAGATGAAGCTGATAAAATGCTTGATATGGGGTTTTATGATGATATTTCAAAAATAGCTTCAATGCTTCCAAAAAATAGACAAACTATGCTTTTTAGTGCAACTTATGAAGAGAATATTAAAAAATTAGCAAAAAATATTTTAAATAAACCAGAGTTTGTAGAGGTTGAAAATGAAGAGAAAAATCATATTCTACAAGTTTTTTATGAGACAAATAACAAAGATGATTTAATTGAAAAATTAATCAAAAAATATGAGGCAAAAAGCACAATAATATTTTGTAATCAAAAGATTACTTGTGAAGATTTAGCAGATAGCTTATTTAATAGAGATTTAGATGTATTAACTTTACATAGTGATTTGGATCAAAAACAAAGAGATGAAACAATTGCTATTTTTTCAAATAAGAGTTATCCAATTTTAATTGCAAGTGATGTTGCAAGTAGGGGAATTGATATTTCAGATATTGATTTAGTTATAAATTATGATGTAGCACTAAATAGTAAAATTCACACTCACAGAGTTGGAAGAACAGCAAGAGCTGGTAAAGGTGGAGTTGCTATTACTTTTTATAATCAAACTGAAATGAGTAGAGTTTTAGAGATTAAAGATGAGTTTGGTGATATTTTATTTGAAGATGAGAGTGATATAACATATAATAGTAGTTTTAAAATAGATAGTGAATTTAGAACAATTTATATAAATGGTGGAAAAAAACAGAAACTTAGAAAAGGTGATATTTTAGGAAGTTTAACAGCTGGAATTGGTTTAAGTAAAGATGATGTTGGAGTTATTGATGTACTTCCTACTTGTACTTATGTAGCTATAAAAAAAGATAAATTATATTTTGTTATGGAAAATTTAAATAAGACAAAAATTAAAGGGAGTTTCTATAATATTTATGAAAAATAGAGATAAGTTCATTAAAACTATGTTACTATTTTTAAATATTTTTAGGGGTTTAAATGCTTGCAAATAGAATTTTTATAAAAACTTTTACAATATTTTTAATACCATTAATTATTGCTCTAATATTAAATATAAATCTATTTTATAATAGTTCAACTACTATAGAAAATATCGTATCTATAATATTATTTATATTTATCTTTATTCTTTTTGTATACTCTTTTTTAGTTTTAAAAAATATGGGTTCAAAACAAGAGAAGAGATTTTTAGATGCACATAAGCATCAAAATATATATAAAACATTAAATTTGCTAAATAAAATGTTGCCAAAACTTGATAAAAAAAATATGGCATTTTCACAAATTTGTGAGATTTTATCAAAAAATAAAAATATATCTTTTAATTTTATATATGATATTGATAAAAAAGAGTTGATCTCTCAAAAAACAGTTCAAAAAGAGTATTTAGAAAATAGAGCTACAAAAAAAGATTTTGTAAGTGAAACTTTGGTCTCTCAAATTATAAAAAGTGGTGAGAGTTTAGTTGTAAATATTCTAAAAGATGAGAAAAAATCTATTTTTTATGGAAAAACAGATGAGTTTAAATTAAACTCACTTTTAGCAATTCCTATAAAAAAATTTGATAAAACGGTTGGAGTTTTGGTTATTTACTCTCATTTTCAAGACTTTTTTGATGAAGATATTAAAAATATTTTTGAAAAATTGGTTTTGGATATAACAGCACTTTTAGAAAAACTTGAATTAAAAGAGCAAAAAAGAAGACAAGAAGAGGAGTTAAAACTTACTTCATATGCCTTTGAAGAGTCTTTTGTACCTATGATAATAACTGATAAAAGAAACAATATCATAAAAGCAAATCATGCGTTTTTAAAAATAATGGGTTATGAAAGAGCCGATATATTAGGAAAAAATCCAAGAATTTTTAAAACAGCACACCAAGATTTTACATCTGCAAAAAGATTATGGGATAATCTTTTGTCAAAAGGTTACTGGAGTGGAGAGGTTTATAATAGAAAGGCAAATGGTGAGATAATTGCTTTAAAAGGTACAATTACAGTTGTAAAAAATAGTGAAGGACAAATCACAAACTTTATTGGTCAATATATGGATATTAGTGAACAAAAAGATAAAGAGAAAGTTTTACAATATCAAGCAACTCACGATAATCTAACAGGTCTTCCAAATAGACTTTTATTAACAGATAGAATAGAACATGCAATTACAAGAACTTTAAGACATAAAATTTATGGTGGACTTATTTTTATAGATTTGGATAATTTCAAAGAGGTAAATGATACTTTAGGTCATGATATAGGAGATATTCTTTTAATAACTGTTGCTCACAAAATTAAAGAGTGTGTAAGAGATGAAGATACAGTTGCTAGAATTGGTGGAGATGAGTTTATAGTTTTGATTGATAATGTTGGAAATAATAGTGATGATGCTAGAAAAAATATAAACTTTATAGCTCAAAAAATAAAAGACTCTTTAAATAGTATAACTCATATTGAAGGTCATATTAATGTTTCAACTCCAAGTATTGGAATAACTTTGTTTCATGACGCAAGTGTAAGTGTTCAAGATATTATAAAACAAGCAGATACGGCTATGTATAGTGCTAAAAAACAGGGTAAAAACTCAATTGAGTTTTTCTAAAATCCCCTTTTAAATATTACAGTTATTATTTAAATCATTTGTTAAAAAGTCATCGTAAGGTTCTAAATGAATACTTACAATCCACTCTCTTTTCTCATCTATTCTTTTTATCTCATCTTCTATTTCATGACTTATTTTATGGGCTTCCATTAGTGTAATCAAGCAGTTAAAAACTATATGAACATCAACAAAAAATTGATTAGAAGCCTCTCTTGTTTTTAAAAGATGGTATGAATTTACTTGAGGGCTATTTTTTATAACTTCCTCTATTTGAGAGACAATCTCTTTGTCAAGTGATTTATCTAATAAAACCAAAGTTCCTTTTTTGATTATTTCAAAAGCTGAGTATATAATATAAAATGAGATTAATGCTCCAAAAATAACATCAAAAATCTCATACTCTGTAATAGATACTAAAACAAGAGATGCTAAAACAGCAATATTGCTTAAAACATCAGTTTTATAGTGTAAAGCATCAGCTTTTATAATCATAGATTGAGTCTTTTTTGAAACATAATTTAAATAAGTAACCAAACCTATTGTTATAATTAAAGATAGAATCATAACATAAATTGAAATATCTAAATATTGAGAAGTCTCTCCTAAAATAGCCTTTTTTACTGCATGATATAGAAGAAAAATCCCAGAAAGAGTTATTATAACTCCTTCAATTACCAAAGCAAATGCCTCTATTTTACCTCTTCCATAATTAAAATTTTTATCAGCTGGTTTTTCTGAATTTAAAACAGCAAAATAGTTAAATATAGATACAAACATATCTAAAATAGAGTCAACAGCAGATGCTAAAACTGCAACAGAGCCACTAAATATTCCAATTATTAGCTTAAGTAGAGTTAATATTGCAGCAACAGTAGAGGATACTATTGTTGCTTTTTTTTGAGGTGAAATTTTAATATTCATAATTTATGGCGCCAATCTTGAAATAGTCCAGCTACCA
Protein-coding regions in this window:
- a CDS encoding thioesterase family protein, whose protein sequence is MSLEIGTKATIEYKVQNKDLAENLQISVDDNFPPVFATARMVALMECSAAKMMKNLLKDGELSVGVGVDIKHLAPTLENDTAISTATFVGMEGKLYKFEIEVVDSGGVIGTGVHTRAIVSNERLISGAKKRVGK
- a CDS encoding heat shock protein transcriptional repressor HspR; the encoded protein is MEKNSYVEPIFLISAVAEILNIHPQTLRQYEREGLIKPSRTNGKIRLYSQKDINHIKYVLTLTRDLGVNLAGVDIILQKDSIIQSLENEIEDLKSRFLKKSSNSVVPDKKALVVQKSSLEVVIVKK
- a CDS encoding DnaJ C-terminal domain-containing protein, which encodes MAKSLYETLEVSENATAEEIKKAYRKLARKYHPDVNKDPKAEDKFKEINAAYEVLSDPQKKQQYDQYGDSMFGGQNFSDFARSQGGGVDLDEILRQMFGAGGFGRSGFSNSGFGGFGFDEPDLDTQAQVTIPFDVAVLGGKQHISLSNDSFDIKIPEGIENGQKIRAKGKGKSYQGRRGDLILKINIAPSNEYERDGDTLTKYFDVPLKTALFGGKVEIKTIHKDITLKVPQNTKQNQKFRVKELGVLNKKTNQKGDLYLKANIILPKIEDLDPKFAQILEENLPNN
- a CDS encoding FAD-dependent oxidoreductase, whose product is MKKYDYIIIGAGIAGCSLSYFLKKESKSVLLIDKNKDVAFGASGAAGAFLSPLLGKSNNFKTLVTEALKFSIDIYKKEFNQFLDNCGTCRIPKNRDEDNKFQSYIPFMDFEFEKFEDGYFFKVGSTIKPYEICKALSSDVEKLFDYEVLKIEQKDDFWIINNEIKANKLFLATGADISLISEPYFDIRAVWGQKIDVKTSTKVDINYHKECSLSKSHNGIVSIGATHNRFSEDMSDSSYNLKLKNINLIDHNEKTLQIMKNDTKELLEKANSIKKLEDIELLDVKIGARASSVDYFAMVGLLVDSKKSFEKYPHIKNGTHIKNENLEVIKNLYTLNGVGGRGFVLSLYLAHNLVENILRDKKLDENITNYRLFSRWAKRQKA
- the ciaB gene encoding invasion protein CiaB; translated protein: MTKQNFIDDLQKIYDYLDKEKEKTNELLKFLENKKFDKLLIIDDFAKSLDLKMSDDLRFALVTRLVNLRDDSLVQVLKKLEKSEEEIIKIQEKAYQFVKKYWHEKHKNLIDFIVQNKLLTPFYREIFIGVYNVGLAMSSWQSSWTAHIINKINKELNAKFEGNEEKIMKYLEDENLLDLGHGGIIADRCYSALVKENETYSSKAYIKAFKKEVTQVVDSLEEFVDKLIELEDEIYNQKWDYIRYIQSLIVAFSEDKTDELVNKWADVDRAWMKITTPIQIGHPLEYYEDHFRKAVALEWDIRVTNPKFAQNDHRVNKIKSSFTKIFSSFEANESYKKIFDFSFKSLDKVQLYVGRPALFFGAELNGLFSAQVVPNDEVVSKELGKKIFAFSDEILQSSRAKPFLKLSREIFGQEFLRKDREFLFNQTQSWHSVYDISTIGHEYGHILWCDEESESLMNKTGNYKNIEEFKATTGGLISFFLDVSTDELHLKEQVLIDLIKRSVGLISWMEVDEVQPYYCEGLIHLAGLFESGVLSWSDENKKLDINMSEVNYQNLKMWYIENYTKLAKHYLDKLDATIFLNLYATKDGKYFMPNDKNINAFVKYYFKRYQEIGQEIDTEDKKSNYIK
- the htpG gene encoding molecular chaperone HtpG; protein product: MAKHQFQTEVGQLLHLMTHSLYSNKEIFIRELVSNASDAIDKLNYLRLTDENLKESFASWKGEINISFDEKDKSLTIVDNGIGMNEDDMINSIGTIAKSGTKSFVEALTGDAKKDSNLIGQFGVGFYSVFMVAEKVDVISKKAGEETAYKWSSTGTGEFDLSACTKETNGTVIYIKLKDDEVSEFASKYRIKNIVEKYSNHIAYPIFLNYDEEVTQTLSDEDKKAGKEAVKTIERKHEQINAATALWTQAKAKLKQEDYNSFYKSISQDSNDPLVTIHTKTEGVNEYTTLFYIPKNAPMDMYRADYQSGIKLYVKRVFITDDDRELLPTYLRFVRGIIDSEDLPLNVSREILQENRILANIKQSSVKKILSEIKKLSKDEEKYSQFISQYNRALKEGVYQDYTNKESILELLRYKSTNDEKKLTSLEDYKQRANSEQKAIYYIVGDNEKVLRNSPLIESYKKNGIEVLILDDKEIDEIVTPTIGAFKEWQFKDVTTCEAPKSQISEEEKKEQDEKYKDIVVKIKEKLKDEVKDVKLTSRLDSFASCITKDEQDAQMAAMAHMFKAMGQDVPEIKPILEINPNHEIVQKLNLTKDEELIEDIAWILLDLGKISEGMDISDRVAFTQRLTKITAKSL
- a CDS encoding DedA family protein; translated protein: MEQFIQDWGYIALFLYSFGGGFLALVIAAAFSFDGTLNIYVTIAVAAFSNIIGSQFLFFMAKKNKIFAQDMMNNHKRKVAFVQLLFRKYGSLIIIIQKYIYGIKTLVPLVMGISDYNAYKFTILNIIASILWAVVIGYISYFAGSVLLAYADNIKYIGLITVVVVLGILIMSFRPKKRRKSRKNEV
- the dbpA gene encoding ATP-dependent RNA helicase DbpA, whose protein sequence is MKFNELNIDKDLVENLESLNLINLTQIQEKSLKYSLDGKDLIARAKTGSGKTLSFSLPIIKKLNPKKFRVQSLILAPTRELASQIATNLRQYLRHIPNIKILTLCGGVPYKPQVLSLSHEAHIIVGTAGRVLKHIEEANLKLEDINSFVLDEADKMLDMGFYDDISKIASMLPKNRQTMLFSATYEENIKKLAKNILNKPEFVEVENEEKNHILQVFYETNNKDDLIEKLIKKYEAKSTIIFCNQKITCEDLADSLFNRDLDVLTLHSDLDQKQRDETIAIFSNKSYPILIASDVASRGIDISDIDLVINYDVALNSKIHTHRVGRTARAGKGGVAITFYNQTEMSRVLEIKDEFGDILFEDESDITYNSSFKIDSEFRTIYINGGKKQKLRKGDILGSLTAGIGLSKDDVGVIDVLPTCTYVAIKKDKLYFVMENLNKTKIKGSFYNIYEK